In one Arenibacter antarcticus genomic region, the following are encoded:
- the cas2 gene encoding CRISPR-associated endonuclease Cas2 has protein sequence MYVILVYDMDKRRVVKMLKLCRQYVNWIQNSVFEGEITEVKLKELLASAKLIMDEETDSLIIFKSRQESWLEKVVIGKEKNELDNLI, from the coding sequence ATGTATGTGATTTTAGTTTATGATATGGACAAACGAAGGGTGGTCAAAATGTTGAAATTGTGCCGCCAATACGTGAACTGGATACAGAACAGCGTTTTTGAAGGCGAGATTACAGAGGTAAAACTAAAGGAACTGTTAGCGTCCGCTAAATTGATCATGGACGAAGAAACAGATAGTTTGATTATCTTTAAGAGTCGACAGGAAAGTTGGCTCGAAAAAGTGGTCATCGGCAAGGAAAAGAACGAACTTGACAATCTAATATAA
- the cas1b gene encoding type I-B CRISPR-associated endonuclease Cas1b: protein MKKSYYLFNPGRLSRKDNTLKFVPVNEDGVDGKPKYLPVEGVKNLYCFGSLDTNSALYNFLGKNQIGVHFFDYYEHYTGSFMPKDYLLSGKVIVNQVEHYSSQKKRMIIARQFIEGASFNMLKNLKYYSKRDKDLSKQILQIEQLSKLIADTQAIDELMGIEGNIRSAYYSGFGTIINDFEMNNRTKQPPNNEVNAMISFVNMICYTACLDQIYHTQLNPTLSFLHEPGFRRYSLALDLAEVFKPLLADRLIFSLLNKKMVQKGDFDQKLNSCLLKESGRKTVMRAWDEKLNETIKHRTLDQSVSYKRLVRLECYKLVKHVMGMQEYKPFKTWW from the coding sequence ATGAAAAAATCATATTACCTTTTTAACCCCGGCAGATTGAGCCGTAAGGACAATACCCTCAAATTTGTACCAGTAAACGAAGACGGGGTTGACGGAAAACCAAAATACCTTCCTGTCGAGGGTGTCAAGAACCTATACTGTTTTGGAAGTTTGGATACCAATAGTGCCCTGTACAATTTTTTGGGAAAAAACCAGATTGGAGTACACTTCTTTGATTATTATGAACATTATACTGGCAGTTTTATGCCCAAGGACTATCTGTTGAGCGGCAAGGTCATCGTTAACCAAGTGGAACATTACAGTTCACAAAAAAAAAGAATGATCATTGCCCGACAATTTATTGAAGGGGCATCGTTCAACATGCTCAAAAACCTCAAGTACTACTCAAAGCGCGACAAGGATCTTTCAAAGCAAATCCTTCAAATAGAACAACTTTCAAAATTGATAGCCGATACTCAGGCCATAGACGAACTAATGGGCATCGAGGGAAATATCCGTTCGGCCTATTACAGCGGGTTTGGCACAATCATCAACGATTTTGAGATGAACAACCGTACCAAACAACCGCCCAACAACGAGGTAAATGCCATGATATCTTTCGTGAACATGATCTGCTATACGGCCTGTTTAGACCAAATATATCACACACAATTAAACCCGACCTTAAGTTTTTTGCACGAACCTGGGTTTCGTAGGTATTCGTTGGCCTTGGATCTAGCGGAAGTGTTCAAGCCACTATTGGCAGATCGGCTGATTTTTTCGTTGCTGAACAAAAAAATGGTCCAAAAAGGCGATTTCGACCAAAAATTGAACAGTTGCCTTTTAAAGGAATCGGGCAGAAAGACTGTTATGCGCGCCTGGGACGAAAAACTCAACGAGACCATTAAGCACCGTACCTTGGATCAGAGCGTAAGCTACAAAAGGCTTGTTAGGCTGGAATGTTATAAACTGGTAAAGCATGTCATGGGCATGCAAGAATACAAACCCTTTAAAACTTGGTGGTAG
- the cas4 gene encoding CRISPR-associated protein Cas4, translated as MKVNATLINLYTVCPRECWLHANGINMEHTSEIVYDGKLLHETSYPQRADKYSEIELSAELNGTVLTGKIDFYDAKEKVIHETKRGKSVEEAHNWQVKFYIWLLELNGVEGASGKIEYPRLRKTSEVLLSETDRDFLAESVLKIKRLIGQKECPPTINAKICKKCSYYELCYIDEIE; from the coding sequence TTGAAAGTAAACGCAACCCTCATAAATCTATATACAGTATGCCCTCGCGAATGTTGGCTGCATGCCAATGGAATCAATATGGAACATACTTCGGAAATAGTATACGACGGCAAGCTCCTCCACGAAACGAGTTATCCACAGCGGGCGGACAAGTATTCCGAAATAGAACTTTCCGCCGAACTTAACGGTACCGTCTTAACGGGTAAAATAGATTTCTACGATGCTAAGGAAAAGGTGATCCACGAGACCAAGCGGGGCAAGTCCGTTGAAGAGGCACATAATTGGCAGGTAAAATTCTATATCTGGCTCTTGGAGCTAAACGGTGTGGAAGGCGCTAGCGGAAAGATAGAATACCCAAGGTTGCGTAAGACATCCGAAGTTTTGCTTTCCGAAACTGATCGCGACTTTTTAGCGGAATCCGTCCTAAAGATCAAACGGTTGATCGGGCAAAAAGAATGTCCGCCCACGATCAATGCCAAAATCTGTAAAAAATGTTCATATTATGAACTGTGCTATATCGATGAAATCGAATAA